Proteins found in one Homalodisca vitripennis isolate AUS2020 chromosome 4, UT_GWSS_2.1, whole genome shotgun sequence genomic segment:
- the LOC124359523 gene encoding peroxisomal carnitine O-octanoyltransferase-like has protein sequence MSSWQQKQFIVDANDSFRTFDYDDKLPNLPVPSLEQTIQHYLESVKPFAESDQEYQQTNKIAHDFLVGEGAYLHSKLLQHAMKNRNWVEKWWEDYAYLSLREPLLPHCNMVGPHPTLPGYPYGPEQQIRLASAYCHQMTRLWQLLRQERLKPTVTATKQPLSMDQFRRIYNCSVTPGSPKDTMKAFFKTEREGFCPSHVAVLSKGHMFLVAAVRQDGQPLSQSEWEHQLTIVQQTAAAHPGQDVPYLSCDHRSTWAQNRQHLKELALVNAEILDTVSSAMFVLCLDDTCPTSEAAISHQLLCGDYRCRWPDHASNVVFFSNGRSGGICVHSAFDGIVSGVATLFAHSGVIESIRDCISSPISPNLTEPHQLKFVLDPFIQSEIKRAKIAQEVEKSKVTMCTEVFNLFGKQRIQNLKIHPDSFIQMALQLAYFRLHSRFAPCYETATTRIFYHGRTETVRSCTEQCVLWVKSMMRPHEKDQTRAKLLLRAIDKHNELMAKARNNEGCDRHLFGLYCIAVENNLPVPQLYLDPLYKKSGGGGNFILSTSLLGYSPTAGGVSPMCLNGYGVFYSISPESLMFTISVRRDSPETSSNKLFQSLHHSLLDMVSLLEAHMSSKL, from the exons ATGTCCAGCTGGCAGCAGAAACAATTTATAGTAGATGCAAATGACTCATTCagaacatttgattatgatgacaagCTTCCAAACTTACCTGTACCATCACTAGAACAAACAATTCAACACTATCTAGAGTCAGTTAAACCATTTGCTGAAAGTGATCAAGAGTAtcagcaaacaaacaaaattgcCCATGACTTCCTGGTTGGAGAAGGAGCCTACTTACACTCAAAGCTGTTGCAACATGCAATGAAGAATAGAAATTGG GTGGAAAAATGGTGGGAAGATTATGCCTACCTAAGCCTGAGAGAGCCACTTCTCCCACACTGTAATATGGTGGGACCACACCCCACATTGCCTGGATACCCGTATGGCCCTGAACAGCAAATTAGG TTAGCATCCGCTTACTGCCACCAAATGACAAGACTGTGGCAACTACTGCGGCAGGAGAGACTGAAGCCGACTGTCACTGCCACCAAACAACCACTTAGTATGGATCAGTTCCGCAGGATCTACAACTGCTCAGTCACACCTGGCTCACCCAAGGATACAATGAAGGCATTCTTTAAGACTG AGCGAGAGGGGTTCTGTCCATCACATGTGGCGGTGCTGAGCAAGGGTCACATGTTTCTGGTGGCAGCAGTGAGGCAGGATGGGCAGCCATTGTCACAGTCAGAGTGGGAACATCAGCTGACCATTGTGCAGCAGACAGCAGCCGCACATCCTGGTCAGGACGTCCCTTACCTATCCTGCGACCACCGCTCAACTTGGGCACAG AACAGACAACACCTGAAGGAACTGGCCCTTGTGAATGCTGAGATTCTAGACACTGTTAGCTCTGCCATGTTTGTGTTGTGCCTGGACGACACTTGCCCCACATCAGAAGCTGCCATCAGCCACCAACTGCTGTGTGGAGACTATCGCTGTCGGTGGCCTGACCACGCTTCTAATGTTGTCTTCTTCAGCAACGGCCGGTCCGGAGGAATATGTGTG CACTCGGCTTTTGATGGGATTGTGAGTGGTGTAGCGACGTTATTTGCCCACTCAGGTGTAATTGAGTCAATTAGAGACTGCATCAGCTCTCCGATATCTCCAAACTTGACTGAACCTCACCAGTTAAAGTTTGTACTTGATCCTTTCATCCAATCCGAGATTAAAAGAGCAAAGATTGCTCAAGAAGTGGAG aaaagcaAAGTTACCATGTGTACAGAAGTTTTTAACCTATTTGGAAAGCAGAGaatacaaaatcttaaaattcatCCAGATTCTTTTATTCAAATGGCTCTTCAACTAGCTTATTTCAGATTACACTCCAG ATTTGCACCATGCTACGAGACTGCTACTACTCGGATTTTCTATCATGGCAGAACAGAGACAGTTCGCTCCTGTACTGAACAATGTGTTCTCTGGGTAAAATCCATGATGAGACCACATGAAAAA GACCAAACACGCGCCAAACTTCTACTAAGAGCCATAGACAAACACAATGAGTTAATGGCCAAAGCACGCAATAATGAAGGCTGTGATCGTCATTTGTTTGGACTTTATTGCATAGCAGTGGAAAATAATCTACCTGTACCCCAGCTATATCTTGATCCATTGTATAAAAAAAG tggtGGTGGTGGCAACTTTATATTGTCAACTAGCCTGCTAGGTTACTCTCCCACAGCAGGAGGAGTCTCTCCAATGTGCCTTAATGGCTATGGTGTTTTCTACAGTATCTCACCAGAGAG TTTGATGTTCACCATCTCTGTACGAAGGGACAGCCCAGAAACAAGTTCCAACAAACTGTTCCAATCGTTACatcattctcttcttgacatggTGTCCCTTTTGGAGGCACACATGTCTTCTAAACTGTAG